A single region of the Thermithiobacillus tepidarius DSM 3134 genome encodes:
- a CDS encoding YifB family Mg chelatase-like AAA ATPase — MALAIVHSRALTGIHAASVTVEVDLAAGLPGFTVVGLPEAAVKEAKDRVRAAIHNSGFEFPAKRITVNLAPADLPKEGGRFDLPIALGILAANGQVPATHLRDCEFLGELALDGTLRPVRGALAAALAAGQAGHALLLPAASAPEATLAGCTPVFAATSLAQVTAHLRDLERLDPCPPYAAEALAAGYPDLAEVRGQEGAKRALEVAAAGGHHILFLGPPGTGKTMLASRLPGILPPPAREESLEIAAIHSTREHGFDPASWGRRPFRSPHHSASSVALVGGGSQPKPGEISLAHHGVLFLDELPEFPRQVLEVLREPLETGEIHISRAGRQAQFPARFQLVAAMNPCPCGHLGDPRHHCRCTPAQVAQYRARLSGPLLDRIDIQMEVPALPVEALHGQAPASAESSATVRERVMRSRARQLARQGKANALLGPEEISAHCQPDAAGQKLLDAALARLGLSARAYHRILKLARTIADLAQAESIHGAHVAEAIQYRRLDRAAAA; from the coding sequence CATCGTCCACAGCCGGGCGCTCACCGGCATCCATGCCGCGTCGGTGACCGTCGAGGTGGACCTGGCCGCCGGCCTGCCCGGCTTCACCGTGGTCGGACTGCCGGAAGCCGCCGTCAAGGAAGCCAAGGACCGGGTGCGCGCCGCCATCCACAACAGCGGCTTCGAGTTCCCGGCCAAGCGCATCACCGTCAACCTGGCCCCCGCCGATCTGCCCAAGGAAGGCGGGCGCTTCGACCTGCCCATCGCGCTGGGCATCCTGGCCGCCAATGGCCAGGTCCCGGCCACGCACCTGCGCGATTGCGAGTTCCTGGGCGAGCTGGCGCTGGACGGCACCCTGCGGCCCGTTCGCGGCGCGCTGGCCGCCGCGTTGGCGGCGGGCCAGGCCGGCCATGCCCTGCTGCTGCCCGCCGCCAGCGCCCCTGAAGCCACCCTGGCCGGCTGCACCCCGGTCTTCGCCGCGACCAGCTTGGCCCAGGTCACGGCCCACCTGCGCGACTTGGAGCGCCTGGATCCCTGCCCGCCCTACGCGGCGGAGGCGCTGGCGGCCGGCTATCCCGATCTGGCCGAAGTGCGCGGCCAGGAGGGCGCCAAGCGCGCCCTGGAAGTGGCCGCGGCCGGCGGCCACCACATTCTTTTCCTCGGCCCGCCCGGCACCGGCAAGACCATGCTCGCCAGCCGCCTGCCGGGCATCCTGCCGCCGCCGGCGCGCGAGGAGAGCCTGGAAATCGCCGCCATCCACAGCACCCGCGAGCACGGCTTCGACCCCGCCAGCTGGGGCCGGCGCCCGTTCCGCTCGCCGCATCACAGCGCCAGCAGCGTGGCCCTGGTGGGCGGCGGTTCGCAGCCGAAGCCCGGCGAGATTTCCCTGGCCCACCACGGCGTGCTCTTTCTCGATGAGCTGCCCGAATTCCCGCGCCAGGTGCTCGAAGTGCTGCGCGAGCCTCTGGAAACCGGGGAGATCCACATCTCCCGCGCCGGCCGCCAGGCGCAGTTCCCGGCCCGCTTCCAACTGGTGGCGGCCATGAACCCGTGTCCCTGCGGGCACCTGGGCGACCCGCGCCACCACTGCCGCTGCACCCCGGCGCAGGTGGCCCAGTACCGCGCCCGCCTGTCCGGGCCGCTGCTGGATCGCATCGACATCCAGATGGAAGTGCCGGCGCTGCCGGTGGAGGCCCTGCACGGCCAGGCACCCGCCAGCGCGGAAAGCAGCGCTACCGTGCGCGAGCGCGTGATGCGCAGCCGGGCGCGGCAACTGGCCCGCCAGGGCAAGGCCAACGCCCTGCTCGGCCCGGAGGAGATCAGCGCCCACTGCCAGCCCGACGCCGCGGGGCAAAAGCTCCTGGACGCCGCCCTCGCCCGCCTCGGACTCTCCGCCCGCGCCTACCACCGCATCCTCAAGCTGGCCCGCACCATCGCCGACCTGGCCCAAGCCGAGTCCATCCACGGCGCCCACGTGGCCGAAGCCATCCAGTACCGCCGGCTGGACCGGGCCGCGGCGGCCTGA
- a CDS encoding DUF5132 domain-containing protein: protein MAIIEDMFKGGNIVTGLAIGIGAAVIGPMLMPVVRNVARPVAKAAIKGGIAVYDRGREMAAEVTEMAQDLVAETKAEMAFSGEEAGEQGTEAKSAGRGTHAQKGGTEAKPSPSA, encoded by the coding sequence ATGGCTATCATCGAAGACATGTTCAAAGGCGGCAACATCGTCACCGGGCTCGCCATCGGCATCGGCGCGGCGGTGATCGGCCCCATGCTCATGCCCGTGGTGCGCAACGTCGCCCGCCCGGTGGCCAAGGCCGCCATCAAGGGCGGCATCGCTGTCTATGACCGTGGCCGGGAAATGGCCGCCGAGGTGACCGAAATGGCTCAGGATCTGGTGGCCGAGACCAAGGCCGAGATGGCTTTCTCCGGCGAGGAGGCAGGCGAACAGGGCACCGAAGCCAAATCGGCGGGCCGGGGCACGCATGCCCAAAAGGGCGGGACCGAAGCCAAGCCGAGCCCCAGCGCATGA
- a CDS encoding HMA2 domain-containing protein, whose product MSLPAAHISHRTLPRIRFKVPARRGDAAYFERVQAELAQAPGVIELHTNPLTASVLVIHDSDVDTLTRYAEDKQLFHLESQPQATSFMTRLSDNFRLVNERVRKLSGGEMDLPTVAFLNLVGMAVAQLRRGNITAPATTLLWYAISLALLVMQAQRGDRQQTAM is encoded by the coding sequence ATGAGCCTGCCGGCCGCCCACATCAGTCACCGCACCTTGCCGCGCATCCGCTTCAAGGTGCCGGCCAGGCGCGGTGACGCCGCCTATTTCGAGCGGGTGCAGGCGGAACTGGCCCAGGCGCCCGGCGTGATCGAGCTGCATACCAATCCCCTGACGGCCAGCGTGCTCGTCATCCACGACTCGGACGTGGATACCCTGACCCGCTACGCCGAGGACAAGCAGCTGTTCCATCTGGAAAGCCAACCGCAGGCGACTTCCTTCATGACCCGGCTGTCCGACAACTTCCGGCTCGTCAACGAGCGCGTCAGGAAACTGAGCGGCGGCGAGATGGACCTGCCGACCGTGGCCTTCCTGAACCTGGTCGGCATGGCCGTCGCCCAATTGCGCCGGGGCAACATCACCGCCCCCGCCACCACCCTGCTCTGGTACGCCATCAGCCTGGCGCTGCTGGTGATGCAGGCGCAACGGGGGGACAGGCAACAGACCGCCATGTAA
- a CDS encoding apolipoprotein A1/A4/E family protein, which translates to MAWFEKDINLARQNLEKVSQAAVDRAGERLDEIVSNGIEQAGEELQRAINNASRELDGKVDRITQELHSQRELAKADLQELVDYSTNRLGETADARIRLAQNAIDQAGERFDAVVRNGIEQAGNAFQRALTDASREIDAKLENISREIHSQRQMTKDDIKELVDYAALRLGDAVDERIQRTRAELAGLVREKIDVFKHEIDTFFIRRQEDLARERRRLVINIGIAVIASVVMGALSLMYHRATTGRMDIFDVFRVVFISLTAGYGIYLAVRLVMRYLKMTEHRKDLVFFAMRYVGVLRPESILSYVVLLILSLIILGVLLFPDTLLQWLGSDTTLHRWLERLRRP; encoded by the coding sequence ATGGCATGGTTTGAAAAAGACATCAATCTCGCCCGACAGAATCTGGAGAAAGTCAGCCAGGCCGCCGTCGACCGGGCCGGCGAGCGGCTCGATGAAATCGTCAGCAATGGCATCGAACAGGCCGGCGAGGAATTGCAGCGCGCCATCAACAATGCCAGCCGGGAGCTGGACGGCAAGGTGGACCGCATCACCCAGGAACTGCACAGCCAGCGCGAGCTGGCCAAGGCGGACCTGCAGGAGCTGGTGGACTACTCCACGAACAGGCTGGGCGAGACGGCGGACGCGCGCATCCGCCTGGCCCAAAACGCCATCGACCAGGCCGGCGAGCGCTTCGATGCGGTGGTGCGCAACGGCATCGAACAGGCCGGCAACGCCTTCCAACGCGCGCTCACGGACGCCAGCCGCGAGATCGACGCCAAGCTGGAGAACATCTCCCGTGAAATCCACAGCCAGCGCCAGATGACCAAGGATGACATCAAGGAATTGGTGGATTACGCGGCGCTGCGCCTGGGCGACGCCGTGGACGAGCGCATCCAGCGCACGCGGGCGGAGCTCGCCGGCCTGGTGCGCGAGAAGATCGACGTGTTCAAGCACGAGATCGACACCTTCTTCATCCGCCGCCAGGAGGACCTGGCCCGCGAGCGGCGGCGCCTGGTGATCAACATCGGCATCGCCGTGATCGCCTCGGTCGTGATGGGCGCGCTCTCGCTCATGTACCACCGCGCCACCACCGGCCGCATGGACATCTTCGACGTGTTCCGCGTGGTCTTCATCTCGCTCACGGCGGGCTACGGCATCTACCTGGCCGTGCGCCTGGTGATGCGCTATCTGAAGATGACCGAGCACCGCAAGGATCTGGTCTTCTTCGCCATGCGCTACGTGGGCGTGCTGCGGCCGGAGAGCATCCTGAGCTACGTGGTGCTCCTGATCCTGAGCCTCATCATCCTGGGCGTGCTGCTCTTCCCGGACACGCTGCTGCAGTGGCTCGGCAGCGACACCACGCTGCACCGCTGGCTGGAACGGCTGCGGCGGCCTTAG
- a CDS encoding magnesium transporter yields MEAPEQRSAETAARHLVRRVPRARARDRAGAVLAGLAGGDYDAVDAVYVVDEDGRLQGLVRLRDLFVLPAERPLGEAMDARPPHVRPDEDQERVAVLAIRHRVAAVPVVDEGGRLLGVVPAQALIEILRREHVEDLHRLAGIRRENDQARNAMEAPPARRARDRLPWLLVGLLGSMIATLVVSRFERVLEAYVAVAFFVPGIVYLADAIGTQTEAIAVRGLSLSHAPLRRLLGGELRTGLLIGLGLGALIFPSVLLAFGDLRLAVSVALGVLVAGAAATTIGLLLPWLLSRAGKDPAFGSGPVATIIQDVLSLLVYFTIVSLLLI; encoded by the coding sequence ATGGAGGCGCCCGAGCAGCGCAGCGCCGAGACGGCGGCCCGGCATCTGGTGCGGCGGGTCCCGCGGGCGCGGGCGCGGGACCGCGCCGGAGCGGTGCTCGCCGGCTTGGCGGGCGGGGATTACGACGCGGTGGACGCGGTCTATGTGGTGGACGAGGACGGCCGCCTGCAGGGCCTGGTGCGCCTTCGCGACCTTTTCGTCCTGCCGGCGGAGCGCCCGCTGGGCGAGGCGATGGATGCCCGGCCGCCGCACGTGCGGCCCGACGAGGACCAGGAGCGGGTCGCCGTGCTGGCCATCCGCCACCGGGTGGCGGCGGTGCCGGTGGTGGACGAAGGCGGGCGGCTGCTGGGCGTGGTGCCGGCCCAGGCGCTGATCGAGATCCTGCGGCGCGAGCACGTGGAGGACCTGCATCGGCTGGCGGGCATCCGCCGCGAAAACGACCAGGCGCGCAACGCCATGGAGGCGCCGCCGGCGCGGCGCGCGCGCGACCGCCTGCCCTGGCTCCTGGTCGGTCTCCTCGGCAGCATGATCGCCACTCTGGTGGTGTCCCGCTTCGAGCGCGTGCTGGAAGCTTACGTGGCGGTGGCCTTCTTCGTGCCCGGCATCGTCTACCTGGCCGACGCCATCGGCACCCAGACCGAGGCCATCGCCGTGCGCGGTCTGTCCCTGAGCCACGCGCCGCTGCGCCGCCTGCTGGGCGGCGAGCTGCGCACCGGGCTGCTCATCGGCCTGGGTCTGGGCGCGCTGATCTTCCCGTCGGTGCTGCTCGCCTTCGGCGACCTGCGCCTGGCAGTCAGCGTGGCCTTGGGCGTGCTGGTGGCCGGCGCCGCCGCCACCACCATCGGTCTGCTGCTGCCTTGGCTCCTGTCGCGCGCCGGCAAGGACCCGGCGTTCGGCAGCGGCCCGGTGGCCACCATCATCCAGGACGTGCTCAGCCTGCTGGTCTATTTCACCATCGTCAGCCTGCTGCTGATCTAG
- a CDS encoding HMA2 domain-containing protein, whose translation MHYIHDTPGRLRIKIRALKKNDNAARGFKGFLEELDGIRSVCVNLTTGSVTIHYDHQLFDARAILQALQQQGLLEAPLPVPVKAAARSGGNAALDRAVGQAAETLGRAVFDRLMEKAVERAAMAVIAAVL comes from the coding sequence ATGCATTACATTCACGACACCCCCGGCAGACTGCGGATCAAGATCCGCGCCTTGAAGAAGAATGACAATGCAGCCCGCGGCTTCAAGGGCTTTCTGGAGGAACTGGACGGCATCCGCAGCGTGTGCGTGAACCTCACCACCGGCAGCGTCACCATTCACTACGACCATCAGCTCTTCGATGCCCGCGCCATCCTGCAGGCGCTGCAGCAGCAGGGCCTGCTGGAAGCGCCGTTGCCCGTGCCGGTCAAGGCGGCCGCCCGCTCCGGCGGCAATGCCGCCCTGGACCGCGCCGTCGGCCAGGCGGCCGAGACCCTGGGCAGGGCCGTGTTCGACCGGCTGATGGAAAAGGCGGTGGAGCGCGCCGCCATGGCGGTGATCGCCGCCGTGCTCTGA
- a CDS encoding DUF3562 domain-containing protein: MDNSLYDSDSERDQHWHAIEMLAQECGVPAEEVCSLYEAELAKLKPGAHIKDYLSILISHNVKEHIRAVRHGHRSG, from the coding sequence ATGGACAACAGCTTGTACGACAGCGACAGCGAGCGGGATCAGCATTGGCACGCCATCGAGATGCTGGCGCAGGAGTGCGGCGTGCCGGCCGAGGAGGTGTGTTCCCTTTATGAAGCGGAGCTGGCCAAGCTCAAGCCGGGCGCCCACATCAAGGACTATCTGTCCATCCTGATCAGCCACAACGTCAAGGAGCACATCCGGGCCGTCCGGCACGGACACCGTTCCGGGTGA
- the metK gene encoding methionine adenosyltransferase, with translation MKQDFMFTSESVTEGHPDKLCDQISDAVVDRFLQQDPQARVVAECAVATGIVFIAARFDARAAVDIPGAARQVIQQVGYEQPAFNARTCSIMTSINELGAGRDGRVDEREMSEAEIERVPAHHQATVFGYACNQSAALMPLPIWLAHQLARQLAAVRRDKRLAYLGPDGKSQVGVEFRERKPHRIHSITLIASRNGAPLPPPARLRDDLLELVIRPVFAHEPIRLDERTQICINPEEPFSSGGPAVHAGLTGRKNAIDTYGEYSRHSGAALSGKDPTRIDRIGAYVARYAAKNVVAAGLAEECEVLLSYSIGRARPVSVQVDTFGTGRLPDEAIGARVQAAFDFRPAGIIRQFNLRELPALRQGGFYRKLAAYGQMGRMDLDLPWEATDRASMLEAG, from the coding sequence ATGAAACAGGATTTCATGTTCACCTCGGAATCGGTCACGGAAGGCCATCCCGACAAGCTCTGCGATCAGATCAGCGACGCCGTCGTCGACCGCTTCCTGCAGCAGGATCCCCAGGCGCGGGTGGTGGCGGAGTGCGCCGTGGCCACCGGCATCGTCTTCATCGCGGCGCGCTTCGACGCCCGCGCCGCCGTGGACATCCCCGGCGCGGCCCGCCAAGTCATCCAGCAGGTCGGCTATGAGCAGCCGGCGTTCAATGCCCGTACCTGCAGCATCATGACCAGCATCAACGAGCTGGGCGCCGGCCGCGACGGGCGCGTGGACGAGCGGGAGATGAGCGAGGCGGAGATCGAGCGGGTGCCGGCACATCATCAGGCCACGGTCTTCGGCTATGCCTGCAACCAGAGCGCGGCCCTGATGCCGCTGCCCATCTGGCTGGCCCACCAACTGGCGCGGCAGCTTGCCGCCGTGCGGCGGGACAAGCGCCTGGCTTACCTGGGGCCCGACGGCAAGAGCCAGGTGGGTGTCGAGTTCCGGGAACGCAAGCCGCACCGCATCCACAGCATCACCCTGATCGCCAGCCGGAACGGTGCGCCGCTGCCGCCGCCGGCCCGCTTGCGGGACGATCTGCTGGAGCTGGTGATCCGGCCCGTGTTCGCGCATGAGCCCATCCGGCTGGACGAGCGCACGCAGATCTGCATCAATCCGGAGGAGCCGTTCAGCAGCGGCGGCCCGGCGGTGCACGCGGGCCTGACCGGGCGCAAGAACGCCATCGACACCTATGGGGAGTATTCCCGGCACAGCGGGGCGGCGCTGAGCGGCAAGGACCCGACGCGCATCGACCGGATCGGCGCCTACGTCGCCCGCTACGCGGCCAAGAACGTGGTGGCCGCCGGCCTGGCCGAGGAATGCGAAGTGCTGCTCAGCTATTCCATCGGCCGTGCCCGCCCGGTCAGCGTCCAGGTGGACACCTTCGGCACCGGCCGGCTGCCCGACGAGGCCATCGGCGCGCGCGTGCAGGCGGCCTTCGATTTCCGCCCGGCCGGCATCATCCGCCAGTTCAATCTGAGAGAACTGCCCGCCCTCCGCCAGGGCGGCTTTTACCGCAAGCTTGCCGCCTATGGCCAGATGGGACGCATGGATCTCGACCTGCCGTGGGAAGCCACGGATCGAGCCTCCATGCTGGAGGCGGGCTGA
- a CDS encoding cation-translocating P-type ATPase: MQAAVQESETLVRPIHTAVPGRARYKVAGLQRSAPLKQVVEAGLAGRRGVRYVAASDLTGNVLVLFDPSRPLDEITAMLAELLRAATPAPGAAPGGRRLRRLIGHGAAQAEKPWHVLGAEVALAALDSDPGLGLGSARAAQRLQKYGPNVLPEAVPRSGFSILAGQFKSLPVGLLAASALVSVFTGGLLDALVIMGVVLINGGIGYATESQAEKTIAALSGVTRPVARARRDGQARDIPVDELVPGDILVLAPGAYVGADARLIEARQLSVDESALTGESLPAAKRAGRLSRGDVPLADRANMVYMGTLVTGGQGLAVVVATGRHTEIGRIQALVGEARPPATPMEQQLDVMGNRMVLLGAGVCGLVFGLGLLRGYAFLPMLKTAISLAVAAVPEGLPTVATTTLVLGIRRMRAHQVLIRHLDAVEALGAMQVICLDKTGTITLNRMSVVDIHTGLRDLDVAEGELLLDRDPVDPILNDELMRLMHVAVLCNESEVCRLDGGYALRGSPTENALVQLALDAGVDVLRLRRDFPRLHVEYRAEHRNFMGTVHARQDGRRLVAVKGSPAEVLAMCGCYVCDGERRSLSEGARQAIEMANERMAGNALRVLGVAYAETDADAVVTEDLVWLGLVGMADPLRHGVRELVGRFHDAGIDTVIITGDQSATAYAIGRSVDLSRGGELQILDSSALTALAPEVLKTLAPRVHVFARVSPAHKLQIVQALQASGRVVAMTGDGINDGPALKAADIGIAMGHTGTDVARRVADVVLEDDNLQTMIEAVSQGRTIYDNIRKSVHFLLATNLSEIVVMTGAIAAGMGQPLSPMQLLWINLVTDIFPGLALSLEAPEPDVLRRPPRDPAEPFVQGADFRRIGFEAAMISAGTLGAYGYGLHRYGPGPQAGTLAFMSLTLAQFLQAISNRSENHSVFDHERLPPNPSLRLAVGGSFAAQLLAALLPGLRRFLGMAAMRPADALVIGGGALLPFLVNETSKRQRRRQGASPSNRSAPARAGRQIP; the protein is encoded by the coding sequence ATGCAGGCCGCAGTGCAGGAATCCGAGACGCTGGTCCGGCCGATCCACACGGCGGTGCCGGGGCGCGCCCGCTACAAGGTCGCCGGACTGCAGCGCTCGGCGCCGCTGAAGCAGGTGGTTGAGGCCGGTTTGGCCGGCCGCCGGGGAGTGCGCTATGTGGCCGCCAGCGACCTGACCGGCAACGTGCTCGTCCTTTTCGATCCCAGCCGCCCGCTGGACGAGATCACCGCCATGCTGGCCGAGTTGCTGCGCGCGGCGACCCCGGCACCCGGCGCCGCTCCCGGTGGCCGCCGGCTGCGCCGGCTCATCGGCCACGGCGCCGCCCAGGCGGAGAAACCATGGCATGTCCTGGGAGCGGAGGTGGCGTTGGCGGCCCTGGACAGCGATCCGGGCCTGGGCCTCGGCAGTGCCCGCGCGGCGCAGCGCCTGCAGAAGTACGGACCCAACGTGCTGCCGGAGGCGGTGCCGCGTTCCGGCTTCAGCATCCTCGCCGGTCAGTTCAAATCCCTGCCGGTGGGTCTGCTGGCCGCCTCCGCCCTGGTGTCGGTGTTCACGGGTGGCCTGCTCGACGCCCTGGTGATCATGGGCGTGGTGCTCATCAACGGCGGCATCGGCTATGCGACCGAGAGCCAGGCGGAGAAGACCATCGCCGCCCTGAGCGGCGTCACCCGGCCCGTGGCCCGGGCGCGCCGCGACGGCCAAGCGCGGGACATCCCCGTCGACGAACTGGTGCCGGGCGACATCCTGGTGCTGGCTCCGGGCGCCTACGTGGGCGCCGACGCCCGCCTGATCGAGGCTCGGCAGTTGAGCGTGGACGAGTCCGCCCTGACCGGCGAGAGCCTGCCCGCCGCCAAGCGGGCCGGGCGCCTGAGCCGCGGCGACGTGCCGCTGGCCGACCGGGCGAACATGGTCTACATGGGCACCCTGGTCACCGGCGGCCAGGGTCTGGCGGTGGTGGTCGCCACCGGCCGCCATACCGAGATCGGGCGCATCCAGGCCCTGGTCGGCGAGGCACGGCCGCCGGCCACGCCCATGGAGCAGCAACTGGATGTCATGGGCAACCGCATGGTGCTGCTGGGCGCTGGCGTCTGTGGCCTGGTCTTCGGGCTGGGTCTGCTGCGCGGTTACGCTTTCCTGCCGATGCTGAAGACGGCCATTTCCCTGGCCGTGGCCGCCGTTCCCGAGGGCCTGCCCACCGTCGCCACCACCACCCTGGTGCTCGGCATCCGCCGGATGCGCGCCCACCAGGTCCTGATCCGCCATCTGGATGCCGTGGAGGCCCTGGGGGCGATGCAGGTCATCTGCCTGGACAAGACCGGCACCATCACCCTCAACCGCATGTCGGTGGTGGACATTCACACCGGCCTGCGAGACCTCGACGTCGCCGAGGGCGAACTCCTGCTCGACCGCGATCCAGTCGACCCCATCCTCAACGACGAGCTCATGCGCCTCATGCACGTGGCCGTCCTGTGCAACGAAAGCGAGGTCTGCCGCTTGGACGGCGGCTACGCGCTGCGCGGCTCGCCCACCGAGAACGCCCTGGTGCAGTTGGCGCTCGACGCCGGCGTGGACGTCCTGCGCCTGCGCCGAGATTTTCCCCGGCTGCACGTGGAATACCGCGCCGAGCACCGCAATTTCATGGGTACCGTCCATGCGCGCCAGGATGGGCGGCGCCTGGTCGCCGTCAAGGGCAGTCCGGCGGAAGTGCTGGCCATGTGCGGCTGCTACGTATGCGACGGCGAGCGCCGGTCCTTGAGCGAGGGCGCGCGTCAGGCCATCGAGATGGCAAACGAGCGCATGGCCGGCAATGCGCTGCGCGTGCTGGGCGTGGCCTACGCGGAAACGGACGCGGATGCGGTGGTCACCGAGGACCTGGTCTGGCTCGGCCTGGTGGGCATGGCCGACCCGCTGCGCCACGGCGTGCGCGAGCTCGTCGGCCGTTTCCACGACGCCGGCATCGACACGGTCATCATCACCGGCGACCAGAGCGCCACGGCCTACGCCATCGGCCGCAGCGTGGACCTGAGCCGGGGGGGCGAGCTGCAGATCCTCGACTCCAGCGCCCTCACCGCCCTCGCTCCGGAAGTGCTGAAGACCCTGGCGCCGCGGGTGCACGTCTTCGCCCGCGTCAGCCCGGCCCACAAGCTGCAGATCGTCCAGGCCCTGCAGGCCAGCGGCCGGGTGGTGGCCATGACCGGCGACGGCATCAACGACGGTCCCGCCCTCAAGGCCGCCGACATCGGCATCGCCATGGGCCACACCGGCACCGACGTGGCGCGCCGGGTGGCGGACGTGGTGTTGGAGGACGACAACCTGCAGACCATGATCGAGGCCGTCAGCCAGGGACGCACCATCTACGACAACATCCGCAAGTCCGTGCACTTCCTGCTGGCCACCAACCTGAGCGAGATCGTGGTCATGACCGGCGCGATCGCCGCCGGCATGGGCCAGCCCCTGAGCCCCATGCAGCTGCTGTGGATCAACCTGGTCACCGACATCTTCCCCGGGCTCGCCCTGAGTCTGGAGGCGCCGGAGCCCGACGTGCTGCGGCGCCCGCCGCGCGATCCGGCCGAGCCCTTCGTGCAGGGGGCGGATTTCAGGCGCATCGGCTTCGAGGCCGCCATGATCAGCGCCGGCACCCTGGGCGCCTACGGCTACGGCCTACACCGCTACGGCCCGGGGCCGCAGGCCGGCACCCTGGCCTTCATGAGCCTGACCCTGGCGCAATTTCTCCAGGCGATCAGCAACCGTTCGGAAAACCACAGTGTCTTCGACCACGAGCGGTTGCCGCCCAATCCCTCTCTGCGCCTGGCCGTGGGCGGTTCCTTCGCCGCCCAGCTTCTGGCCGCCCTGCTGCCGGGCCTGCGGCGTTTTTTGGGCATGGCGGCCATGCGGCCCGCCGATGCCTTGGTGATCGGCGGCGGGGCGCTGCTGCCTTTCCTCGTCAACGAGACCAGCAAGAGGCAGCGCCGCCGGCAGGGCGCTTCCCCCTCGAACCGAAGCGCGCCAGCACGCGCGGGGAGGCAGATCCCATGA